Part of the Candidatus Thermoplasmatota archaeon genome is shown below.
TTGAGCTCAATGTAGTTATAAATTCTGCCGCGCGTGAATTGATCTAATGCTGCGTACTTGCGCTTGATGTATAGAGGTGCAAAAAACGAGAATAGAGAGTATTTACCAACTTCAGTTCCTAAAAGAGCAGCTACAATAACGATAGTAGCAGCAATAGCGCCTCCGATAATGGCAGGAGTTGGTAAAGGAGAAGGAGCTGTTGGGATTATCGCCTCTTTTATTATCTCTGTACTCTTGCCTATCAAATTATTATCTTCATCAGTTTCTTTAATATCATTATCTGGATCTACCCAGACGCTAAGCCAGTATCGACCCTCTATTTGAGTAGACCAGTAAAATGTTATTTCCATGCTCTCTCCACGCGCAAGTAATAAAATTTCAAAATCTTCGTAAGACTCGTTATTAACTAGAAATCTCACTTTGATATTTTTCGCTGGATAGCTGCCTAGATTTTTGATAACTAATTTTACAGATACATTTTCGCCGACTTTGGCTCGCGCTACCAAACTTAATTCTATTATTGCAAGGTCTGGCTTGAAAATATCATTTAGATTAAAATTAGTCCAGAGCTCTTCCACTCTATCAACAATACTGTCACTCAACTCATCAACAGTCAAATTCACAGAATAAATTCCTGTCTCGCTAATTGCAGACCAGTTTGTTATTTCGTAAATATGTGTAGCATTTGCATTGATAGGCACATCTCTGAGTGCAAATACTTGAGTACCATTTGTAATATAAAGTGAGTAGAATTTATCTGAATTTGAAGTTAGAATTATAGTGCCGTCTGAGGCTGTTCTTATCTTATCTATATCCTGCACTGATGTTGTTGATTCTATTTTATAGAAATCGCCAGGCCCAAAATCGCCTGGAGCAAATACAAATACAAAATCGCCAGGCCCAAAGCCTCTAATTGTGTAAGTATAATTGAAATCGCCAGGCGCAAAGTAAATTTCTATATCGCCTGCTATAATCATTGTAGCATTTGGTAGCCAGTTCTCGTGCCTTCCGCTACTTTCATTATAGCCGAGCAAAGCGCCAGTTGCATTTATTATAGTTAAATCTGCAGGGCAGCGCAGCGCTATACCGAATTGATTTCTACGAGTTGCGTATTCTTCAAGTTTATCTGAAACTGTAATTGTTTTTGTTACGCTCGCTAGCGCGTTGTCATCGTCTCTTACAGTTAAAGTCACAGTATAATTTCCAGGTAGATAGTTATGGGATACAACTTCGTCGTAGCCGTAAGTGTTATCACCAAAATTCCAGCTCCAATTTAGTATTACGCCGTCTGGGTCGTAAGATAACGGGTAGCTTGCATCAAACTTAACGAAGCCTACGGAATAGAGCATCTCATCGAGTAGTTGTGTTAGGTTTAGTATCTGCGAGCCTTCGCCCCCTTCGCCTTGGTTAAATACCATATGCTCCGAAGTTATATTTCCATTTGTGTAATTAACGATAACCCAGACACTGCTACCGCCACCGCCAGAAACTCTTTCTACAACAACCTCATAGAATCTAGATGCATTAAATAGGAAATCCAAAGATGCCTCGTTCGGCTTTCCCGTCGTTCTTGTCACACTTAAGTTTGCTATGCTAACGTTGTTTTCTTTTAAAGTAAGATTAATAACAGCTCCGGGTCTGCCTGCAACTCTAAGTGTAATATTAACGTATTCGCCGTCTATTGCTTTCGTTCCTTGATAAAACACGAAATTTGCAACTGGTGGAATGTTTTCG
Proteins encoded:
- a CDS encoding CARDB domain-containing protein, whose translation is DSGSWQLATGTTTWSFVWDTTTVSNGWHTIYARAWDGIDYSETKSVNVYVDNPAPLPDLAISPEDITILPSNTVSNGTTITINATVHNIGNAAAPNITVRFYADTTLIATKTISSLSPTSSITLSTTWTATPAGNYTVKVIVDPDNLTAESDETNNEATKILTVVTENIPPVANFVFYQGTKAIDGEYVNITLRVAGRPGAVINLTLKENNVSIANLSVTRTTGKPNEASLDFLFNASRFYEVVVERVSGGGGSSVWVIVNYTNGNITSEHMVFNQGEGGEGSQILNLTQLLDEMLYSVGFVKFDASYPLSYDPDGVILNWSWNFGDNTYGYDEVVSHNYLPGNYTVTLTVRDDDNALASVTKTITVSDKLEEYATRRNQFGIALRCPADLTIINATGALLGYNESSGRHENWLPNATMIIAGDIEIYFAPGDFNYTYTIRGFGPGDFVFVFAPGDFGPGDFYKIESTTSVQDIDKIRTASDGTIILTSNSDKFYSLYITNGTQVFALRDVPINANATHIYEITNWSAISETGIYSVNLTVDELSDSIVDRVEELWTNFNLNDIFKPDLAIIELSLVARAKVGENVSVKLVIKNLGSYPAKNIKVRFLVNNESYEDFEILLLARGESMEITFYWSTQIEGRYWLSVWVDPDNDIKETDEDNNLIGKSTEIIKEAIIPTAPSPLPTPAIIGGAIAATIVIVAALLGTEVGKYSLFSFFAPLYIKRKYAALDQFTRGRIYNYIELNPGAHYNSIRSSLNLGNGTLSYHLKILEKESYIRTETEGMYRRFYV